One genomic segment of Streptomyces sp. NBC_00239 includes these proteins:
- a CDS encoding DEAD/DEAH box helicase, with amino-acid sequence MNRVRTNTRSSSSRSRGFGGSAGSGRSGGSGGYGGGSGGSGGYGGGSAGSGRSARFGSSGPSRSGGGGRRPAALQGEFALPVTLTPALPAVESFADLDMPAQLLAALGVAGVTAPFPIQGATLPNTLAGRDVLGRGRTGSGKTLAFGLALLARTAGQRAEPRQPLALILVPTRELAQQVTDALTPYARAVKLRLATVVGGMSIGRQANVMRGGAEVVVATPGRLKDLIDRGDCRLNQVAITVLDEADQMADMGFMPQVTALLDQVRPEGQRMLFSATLDRNVDRLVRRYLTDPVVHSVDPSAGAVTTMEHHVLHVHGTDKHATTTEIAARDGRVIMFLDTKHAVDRLTEDLLNSGVRAAALHGGKSQPQRNRTLSQFKTGHVNVLVATNVAARGIHVDNLDLVVNVDPPTDPKDYLHRGGRTARAGESGSVVTLVTPNQRRDMTRLMQAAGITPLTTQVRSGEEALSRITGAQAPSGIPVTITAPVAEKAPRSGSSRPRRSRGGGGGGTGGAGGQGARRTGRRGPGLGTAA; translated from the coding sequence ATGAACCGTGTACGTACGAACACCCGCTCATCTTCTTCCCGCTCCCGCGGCTTCGGCGGGTCCGCCGGATCCGGCCGGTCCGGTGGGTCCGGTGGTTACGGCGGCGGATCCGGTGGGTCCGGCGGCTACGGCGGCGGGTCTGCCGGATCCGGCCGCTCCGCCCGCTTCGGCTCCTCCGGCCCCAGCCGCTCCGGCGGCGGTGGCCGCCGGCCCGCGGCGCTCCAGGGCGAATTCGCCCTGCCCGTCACGCTGACCCCCGCGCTGCCCGCCGTCGAGTCCTTCGCCGACCTCGACATGCCCGCGCAGCTGCTGGCCGCACTCGGTGTCGCGGGTGTGACCGCGCCGTTCCCGATCCAGGGCGCCACCCTGCCCAACACCCTCGCGGGCCGCGACGTACTCGGCCGCGGACGGACCGGCTCCGGCAAGACCCTCGCCTTCGGCCTGGCGCTGCTGGCCCGTACGGCCGGACAGCGCGCCGAGCCGAGGCAGCCGCTCGCGCTGATCCTCGTACCGACGCGCGAGCTCGCCCAGCAGGTCACCGACGCGCTCACCCCGTACGCCCGCGCCGTGAAGCTCCGGCTGGCCACGGTCGTCGGCGGCATGTCCATCGGGCGCCAGGCGAACGTGATGCGCGGAGGCGCCGAGGTCGTCGTGGCCACGCCCGGCCGGTTGAAGGACCTGATCGACCGGGGCGACTGCCGGCTGAACCAGGTCGCGATCACCGTCCTCGACGAGGCCGACCAGATGGCCGACATGGGCTTCATGCCGCAGGTCACCGCCCTGCTCGACCAGGTCCGCCCCGAGGGCCAGCGGATGCTGTTCTCGGCGACCCTGGACCGCAACGTGGACCGGCTGGTGCGCCGCTACCTGACCGACCCGGTCGTGCACTCCGTCGACCCGTCCGCCGGTGCGGTCACGACGATGGAGCACCACGTGCTGCACGTCCACGGCACCGACAAGCACGCCACCACGACCGAGATCGCCGCCCGCGACGGCCGCGTGATCATGTTCCTGGACACCAAGCACGCCGTGGACCGGCTGACCGAGGACCTGCTCAACAGCGGTGTCCGCGCCGCCGCCCTGCACGGCGGCAAGTCGCAGCCGCAGCGCAACCGGACCCTCTCGCAGTTCAAGACCGGGCACGTCAACGTGCTCGTGGCGACCAACGTCGCCGCCCGCGGCATCCACGTCGACAACCTCGACCTGGTGGTCAACGTCGATCCGCCGACCGACCCGAAGGACTACCTCCACCGCGGCGGCCGCACGGCCCGCGCCGGCGAGTCCGGCAGCGTCGTCACCCTCGTCACCCCGAACCAGCGCCGCGACATGACCCGCCTCATGCAGGCCGCCGGCATCACCCCGCTCACCACCCAGGTGCGCTCCGGCGAGGAAGCCCTGAGCCGTATCACCGGCGCCCAGGCCCCCTCCGGCATCCCCGTCACCATCACGGCGCCCGTGGCCGAGAAGGCCCCGCGCAGCGGCTCCTCCCGCCCCCGTCGCAGCCGCGGCGGCGGTGGCGGTGGCACCGGCGGCGCCGGCGGCCAGGGCGCGCGCCGCACCGGCCGCCGCGGCCCCGGGCTCGGCACCGCGGCGTAG
- a CDS encoding LysR family transcriptional regulator substrate-binding protein — protein MTGSEAPSSFRLAYVPGVTPTKWVRVWNERLPDVPLTLVPVAAAEAPGMLRDGGADAGLLRLPVDRTELSAIPLYTETTVVVVPKDHLVAAVEEVSLEELADEILFHPLDDTLDWEQPPGRPAFERPETTADAIELVAAGVGLLVVPQSLARLHHRKDLTYRTVTGAPESRVALSWPEEDEAPDLVEEFIGIVRGRTVNSSRGRRGQAAAAPAERKAAKGAAGGKAGAKPSGKTAGRSTGKPGARNPRGGSGGPKGTKGVKRGKPRGSR, from the coding sequence GTGACAGGCTCGGAAGCACCCTCTTCGTTCAGGCTCGCGTACGTCCCGGGAGTGACGCCCACCAAGTGGGTGCGTGTGTGGAACGAGCGACTCCCCGACGTCCCCCTGACCCTCGTCCCCGTAGCGGCGGCCGAGGCGCCCGGCATGCTCCGGGACGGCGGCGCGGACGCGGGGCTGCTGCGCCTGCCCGTCGACCGCACCGAACTCAGCGCGATCCCCCTCTACACCGAGACCACCGTGGTCGTGGTCCCCAAGGACCACCTGGTGGCCGCGGTGGAGGAGGTGTCCCTCGAAGAACTGGCCGACGAGATCCTGTTCCACCCGCTGGACGACACCCTGGACTGGGAGCAGCCGCCGGGCCGCCCCGCCTTCGAGCGCCCCGAGACGACCGCGGACGCGATCGAGCTGGTCGCGGCGGGCGTGGGACTGCTCGTCGTCCCGCAGTCGCTGGCCCGTCTGCACCACCGCAAGGACCTCACCTACCGCACGGTCACCGGCGCTCCCGAGTCGCGCGTCGCGCTGTCGTGGCCGGAGGAGGACGAAGCGCCCGACCTGGTGGAGGAATTCATCGGGATCGTCCGCGGCCGGACCGTCAACAGCTCGCGCGGCCGCCGGGGCCAGGCCGCGGCCGCCCCGGCGGAACGCAAGGCGGCCAAGGGCGCGGCGGGCGGCAAGGCCGGAGCGAAGCCGTCCGGGAAGACGGCCGGCCGGTCCACGGGCAAGCCGGGCGCCAGGAACCCGCGCGGCGGATCCGGCGGCCCCAAGGGCACCAAGGGCGTGAAGCGCGGCAAGCCCCGCGGCAGCCGATAG
- a CDS encoding arylamine N-acetyltransferase family protein gives MGVGNGAGNGRQGSGWNGEELDLDAYLGRLGYTGERAPTLAVLRALHRAHVTSIPFENVAAVLGLPVPLDVGSVQDKLVGSARGGYCFEHVTLFAAALERLGFRFSGVTGRVTLGADKILPATHALVVVQPSDDDRLWLCDVGFGAGPLGPVELADGATVENDGWRHRLERRPGVHGFDEWWLYQWGPDGWADRHTFTLNPQYPIDYVVGSHFVATHARSPFVKRLFAQHFAADRHQRIDGLTWATTLPDGTVTQRQIAPADLREVLGKEFGIELDEDQVAALVAAAVRNTAQDGESS, from the coding sequence ATGGGTGTGGGGAACGGGGCCGGGAACGGCCGGCAGGGATCCGGCTGGAACGGGGAGGAGCTGGACCTCGACGCGTATCTGGGGCGCCTCGGGTACACCGGTGAGCGGGCGCCGACGCTCGCCGTGCTGCGCGCGCTGCACCGGGCGCACGTCACGTCGATCCCCTTCGAGAACGTGGCCGCGGTGCTCGGACTGCCGGTCCCGCTGGACGTCGGGTCCGTCCAGGACAAGCTGGTCGGATCGGCGCGCGGCGGCTACTGCTTCGAGCACGTGACCCTCTTCGCGGCGGCCCTGGAGAGACTCGGCTTCCGCTTCTCCGGCGTCACCGGGCGGGTGACGCTCGGCGCGGACAAGATCCTGCCCGCGACGCACGCCCTGGTGGTCGTACAGCCTTCCGACGACGACCGGCTGTGGCTGTGCGACGTGGGGTTCGGGGCGGGTCCGCTCGGGCCCGTCGAGCTGGCCGACGGCGCCACGGTGGAGAACGACGGCTGGCGGCACCGGCTGGAACGCCGCCCGGGGGTCCACGGGTTCGACGAGTGGTGGCTGTACCAGTGGGGGCCGGACGGCTGGGCCGACCGCCACACCTTCACCCTCAACCCGCAGTACCCGATCGACTACGTGGTCGGCAGCCACTTCGTGGCCACCCACGCGCGGTCGCCGTTCGTCAAGCGGCTGTTCGCGCAGCACTTCGCCGCCGACCGGCACCAGCGGATCGACGGCCTGACCTGGGCGACGACCCTGCCCGACGGCACCGTCACCCAGCGGCAGATCGCCCCGGCGGACCTGCGCGAGGTGCTGGGCAAGGAGTTCGGCATCGAGCTGGACGAGGATCAGGTGGCCGCCCTGGTGGCGGCCGCCGTGCGCAACACCGCGCAGGACGGCGAGAGTTCCTGA
- a CDS encoding cold-shock protein yields the protein MATGTVKWFNAEKGFGFIEQDGGGPDVFAHYSNIASQGFRELQEGQKVTFDIAQGQKGPTAENIVTG from the coding sequence ATGGCTACTGGTACCGTGAAGTGGTTCAACGCTGAAAAGGGCTTCGGCTTCATCGAGCAGGACGGTGGCGGCCCCGACGTCTTCGCCCACTACTCGAACATCGCCTCCCAGGGCTTCCGTGAGCTCCAGGAAGGCCAGAAGGTGACCTTCGACATCGCGCAGGGCCAGAAGGGCCCGACCGCCGAGAACATCGTCACCGGCTGA
- a CDS encoding DUF7144 family membrane protein: protein MTSTPGSTPTPGTPGRTGARPAGKTGGVGSAWAEGGSVFAGVMLAVSGVFTILEGIIALAKDDVYTRIGDYTFEFDLTTWGWIHLVLGVLLLITGLAILKGSEWGRWAGIAFASLSVVAHFLWLPYQPLWSLIAIAIAVFVIWALSTDTSTADRAA from the coding sequence ATGACGAGCACTCCTGGCAGTACGCCCACGCCGGGCACTCCGGGGCGGACCGGCGCGAGGCCGGCCGGGAAGACCGGCGGCGTGGGCAGCGCGTGGGCGGAGGGCGGGTCGGTCTTCGCGGGCGTGATGCTGGCCGTCAGCGGCGTCTTCACGATCCTGGAAGGCATCATCGCCCTGGCCAAGGACGACGTGTACACGCGCATCGGCGACTACACGTTCGAGTTCGACCTGACCACGTGGGGCTGGATCCACCTCGTGCTCGGGGTGCTGCTCCTCATCACCGGTCTGGCCATCCTCAAGGGCAGCGAGTGGGGCCGCTGGGCCGGCATCGCCTTCGCGTCCCTGTCGGTGGTGGCGCACTTCCTGTGGCTTCCGTACCAGCCGCTGTGGTCGCTGATCGCCATCGCGATCGCCGTGTTCGTCATCTGGGCGCTGTCCACCGACACCTCGACAGCGGATAGGGCCGCGTAG
- a CDS encoding S8 family serine peptidase, with the protein MARGNTPLRTALAVLTSVLLLPLGAGVAAAAPEPPPGTPPTAAELKIESKLRAQLDDGKAAFWVYLDTAADLSAAAGRTTRAGKAEAVYKAKKDHAARTQAGLLAALDGAKAEYTSYWIVNAVRVVGSEKLAGTLAQRPEVATIEADEKVSIPKPLEGKREAATDAVEWNIDRINAPKVWEQFGVRGEGIVVANIDSGVDHTHPAVAGQYRGKKADGSYDHNYNWFDPAGICAGAAPCDNNDHGTHTMGTMVGDDGGANKIGVAPGAKWIAAKGCETNSCSEASLLASGQWILAPTDLAGQNPRPDLAPHVVNNSWGSSAHDDWYQGIVDAWRAAGIFPAFSNGNSGPGCATSGSPGDYASSYSSGAFDINNTIASFSSRGAGPNGTVKPNLAAPGVNVRSSVPGGYDSFSGTSMASPHTAATVALLWSAAPALEGDVAQTEALLDGTALDTDNATCGGSAADNNVFGEGRLDALAAVSAAPRGAIGALSGTVNSGGAPVAGAKVTADGPIDRTTTTAADGSYAFPALSVGEYALTAGKFGYGQEAGTATVTEGATATGDFTLTQAPSATLTGTVTSGSGPAAGATVTVADTPVTATADAQGRFQVTLPHGAYEVRASHPSRCVTAGSSRVTVAADTSVAVTLPDRTDGYGYACAAGSRAYAAGDRQLALAGDNATERVELPFPVPLYGKTYGAAWVGTNGTVSFGGAHTADFNADLPSAATPNAALYPLWDDLVVGAAGTGSGVFTSVTGTAPHRSFVIEWRQVAHWSAQNDKFSFSAAIGEDGRVAYHYKGTTGTGLKAGSSATIGVENATGTDAFRYSFNTPVLTDGLSVAFRTTKSGVVNGRVLDANDGNGVAGATVTVGSGATAVTATTGADGGYVVQSPAGDLAVSLTAPAYQGDQGTVAVAADDVTTVTRSLKTGKVTAAKSAVEIVMPPQQRRTRSLELTNPGLGTSFTVAEDAAWLTVTPGSGDLATGAKAALSLAVDTAGLQPGAVLTADVKISSASGRTPVLTVPVKLVVPRYQAAVDAGSDYSGVDTLGDTWSPDRKYTPGSYGYQGTSAGKSTGHAIAGTEEQRLYRNAREGMYEYRFDNVPNGTYTVELGFAELSSTRPNKRVFDVLAEGVQVLPALDIALEAGTYTALSRTYTVTVTDGTLNVRFVARSGYGKPLLNALRVTERPDRS; encoded by the coding sequence GTGGCACGAGGCAACACACCGTTACGCACGGCGCTCGCCGTCCTGACGAGCGTCCTGCTCTTACCGCTGGGCGCCGGGGTCGCGGCCGCCGCCCCCGAGCCCCCGCCCGGCACCCCGCCGACCGCGGCCGAACTCAAGATCGAATCGAAGCTGCGCGCACAGCTCGACGACGGCAAGGCCGCCTTCTGGGTCTACCTCGACACCGCCGCCGACCTGAGCGCCGCCGCCGGCCGTACCACCCGGGCCGGCAAGGCCGAGGCCGTCTACAAGGCCAAGAAGGACCACGCCGCCCGCACCCAGGCGGGCCTCCTCGCGGCGCTCGACGGCGCCAAGGCCGAATACACCTCGTACTGGATCGTCAACGCCGTACGCGTCGTCGGCAGCGAGAAGCTCGCCGGCACCCTCGCCCAGCGCCCCGAGGTCGCCACCATCGAGGCGGACGAGAAGGTGAGCATCCCCAAGCCCCTGGAGGGCAAGCGGGAGGCCGCCACCGACGCCGTCGAATGGAACATCGACCGCATCAACGCCCCCAAGGTGTGGGAGCAGTTCGGGGTCCGCGGCGAGGGCATCGTCGTCGCGAACATCGACAGCGGCGTCGACCACACCCACCCGGCCGTCGCGGGCCAGTACCGCGGCAAGAAGGCCGACGGGTCGTACGACCACAACTACAACTGGTTCGACCCGGCCGGCATCTGCGCCGGCGCCGCCCCGTGCGACAACAACGACCACGGCACCCACACCATGGGCACGATGGTCGGCGACGACGGCGGCGCCAACAAGATCGGTGTGGCGCCCGGAGCCAAATGGATCGCCGCCAAGGGCTGCGAGACCAACTCCTGCTCCGAGGCCTCCCTGCTGGCGTCCGGCCAGTGGATCCTCGCGCCCACCGACCTCGCCGGCCAGAACCCGCGCCCCGACCTCGCCCCGCACGTCGTGAACAACTCGTGGGGCAGCTCGGCGCACGACGACTGGTACCAGGGCATCGTCGACGCCTGGCGCGCCGCCGGCATCTTCCCGGCCTTCTCCAACGGCAACTCCGGGCCCGGCTGCGCCACCAGCGGCTCCCCGGGCGACTACGCGAGCTCCTACAGCTCCGGCGCCTTCGACATCAACAACACGATCGCGTCGTTCTCCTCGCGCGGCGCCGGCCCGAACGGCACCGTCAAGCCGAACCTCGCCGCACCGGGCGTCAACGTGCGCTCCTCGGTCCCCGGCGGCTACGACTCCTTCTCCGGCACCTCCATGGCCTCGCCGCACACCGCGGCCACCGTCGCCCTGCTCTGGTCCGCCGCGCCCGCCCTCGAAGGCGACGTCGCACAGACCGAAGCCCTGCTCGACGGCACCGCCCTGGACACCGACAACGCCACCTGCGGCGGCAGCGCCGCCGACAACAACGTGTTCGGCGAAGGCCGCCTCGACGCGCTCGCCGCCGTCTCGGCCGCCCCGCGCGGCGCGATCGGAGCCCTGTCCGGCACCGTGAACTCCGGCGGAGCCCCCGTCGCCGGAGCCAAGGTGACCGCCGACGGCCCGATCGACCGTACGACGACCACGGCCGCGGACGGCAGTTACGCCTTCCCCGCGCTGTCCGTCGGTGAATACGCCCTGACGGCCGGCAAGTTCGGGTACGGCCAGGAGGCGGGCACCGCCACCGTCACCGAAGGGGCCACCGCCACCGGGGACTTCACCCTGACGCAGGCGCCCTCCGCCACCCTCACCGGCACCGTCACCTCCGGCTCCGGACCGGCCGCGGGCGCCACCGTCACCGTCGCCGACACCCCCGTCACCGCGACCGCCGACGCCCAGGGACGATTCCAGGTGACCCTGCCGCACGGCGCGTACGAGGTACGGGCGAGCCACCCGTCCCGCTGCGTCACCGCGGGCAGCTCCCGGGTCACCGTCGCCGCCGACACGAGCGTCGCCGTCACCCTGCCCGACCGCACCGACGGCTACGGCTACGCGTGCGCCGCCGGCAGCCGTGCGTACGCGGCCGGCGACCGGCAGCTCGCGCTGGCCGGCGACAACGCCACCGAACGCGTCGAACTGCCCTTCCCCGTCCCGCTGTACGGCAAGACGTACGGCGCCGCCTGGGTCGGCACCAACGGCACCGTCAGCTTCGGCGGCGCCCACACCGCCGACTTCAACGCCGACCTGCCCAGCGCCGCCACCCCGAACGCGGCCCTCTACCCGCTGTGGGACGACCTCGTCGTCGGCGCGGCCGGCACCGGCTCGGGCGTCTTCACGTCCGTCACCGGCACGGCCCCGCACCGCTCGTTCGTCATCGAGTGGCGGCAGGTCGCGCACTGGTCCGCGCAGAACGACAAGTTCTCGTTCTCCGCGGCCATCGGCGAGGACGGCCGGGTCGCCTACCACTACAAGGGCACCACCGGCACCGGACTGAAGGCCGGCTCCAGCGCCACCATCGGCGTCGAGAACGCCACCGGTACGGACGCCTTCCGCTACTCCTTCAACACCCCCGTCCTGACCGACGGCCTGTCCGTCGCCTTCCGCACCACCAAGAGCGGCGTGGTCAACGGGCGCGTCCTCGACGCCAACGACGGCAACGGCGTCGCCGGCGCCACCGTCACCGTCGGCAGCGGCGCCACCGCCGTGACCGCGACGACCGGAGCGGACGGCGGATACGTCGTCCAGAGCCCGGCCGGCGACCTCGCGGTGAGCCTGACCGCGCCCGCCTACCAGGGCGACCAGGGCACCGTGGCGGTGGCGGCGGACGACGTCACCACCGTCACCCGGTCCCTGAAGACCGGCAAGGTCACCGCGGCCAAGTCCGCCGTGGAGATCGTCATGCCGCCGCAGCAGCGGCGCACCCGCTCCCTGGAGCTGACCAACCCGGGCCTCGGCACGTCCTTCACGGTCGCCGAGGACGCGGCGTGGCTGACGGTCACCCCGGGCAGCGGCGACCTGGCCACCGGCGCGAAGGCCGCGCTGTCGCTCGCCGTCGACACGGCCGGGCTGCAGCCGGGCGCGGTGCTGACCGCCGACGTGAAGATCAGCTCGGCGAGCGGCCGGACCCCGGTCCTGACCGTGCCCGTCAAGCTGGTCGTCCCGCGGTACCAGGCGGCGGTCGACGCCGGCTCGGACTACTCCGGCGTGGACACCCTGGGCGACACGTGGTCCCCGGACCGCAAGTACACCCCGGGCTCGTACGGCTACCAGGGCACCTCGGCCGGCAAGTCCACCGGCCACGCCATCGCCGGCACCGAGGAGCAGCGCCTCTACCGCAACGCCCGCGAGGGCATGTACGAGTACCGCTTCGACAACGTACCCAACGGCACGTACACGGTGGAACTCGGCTTCGCCGAGCTGTCGTCCACCCGGCCGAACAAGCGGGTCTTCGACGTCCTCGCCGAGGGCGTCCAGGTCCTGCCCGCCCTCGACATCGCCCTTGAGGCCGGCACGTACACCGCGCTGTCGCGCACCTACACGGTCACCGTCACGGACGGCACGCTCAACGTCCGCTTCGTGGCCCGCAGCGGCTACGGCAAACCGCTCCTGAACGCGCTCCGCGTCACCGAGCGCCCCGACCGGAGCTGA
- a CDS encoding SCO5918 family protein: MRCIIARFPFELTKAGVLESMKGVKPEPITGESVIIGRRQYPVKQVGEVVTRQDRRDFSASEVTRAMTALGFTCRTLAETSTQPLTPLQEASAMLGTSATA, from the coding sequence ATGCGCTGCATCATCGCCCGCTTCCCGTTCGAGCTCACCAAGGCCGGCGTGCTGGAATCGATGAAGGGGGTCAAGCCCGAGCCGATCACGGGCGAGTCCGTGATCATCGGCCGGCGCCAGTACCCGGTCAAGCAGGTCGGAGAGGTCGTCACCCGCCAGGACCGCCGCGACTTCAGCGCCAGCGAGGTCACCCGTGCCATGACGGCCCTCGGCTTCACGTGCCGGACCCTCGCCGAGACCTCGACGCAGCCCCTCACTCCGCTCCAGGAGGCGTCCGCGATGCTCGGCACCTCGGCGACCGCCTGA
- a CDS encoding ion transporter, with product MMDPTPPGRARRQLAVRCRAVTEDPAFAVLVFAVILFNAALQGAETYSGLAGDYRQALQAADRSCLVLFSLEMLLRVGAHADRPKAFFRDPWNLFDLAVVTSAFVPFFQDNATVLRLLRLARVLRSARFLPQLRVLLIAVGRSLPGTVSFLFVGALVLYVYAMVGWLCFSDSDPQHYGSVGRAALTLFLLTTLDGFGDAVHAGLAISRFTILYYATYVLLASFVLVNVLIGVVLTSLDEAREKEKEAEAQRKMAEADDVLAEVRLRIVSAREALDELEAGLRSVPAAIGARGADRTLEPSGRP from the coding sequence ATGATGGACCCCACCCCGCCCGGCCGCGCCCGCAGGCAGCTGGCGGTGCGCTGCCGTGCCGTCACCGAGGATCCCGCGTTCGCGGTGCTCGTCTTCGCGGTGATCCTCTTCAACGCCGCGTTGCAGGGCGCGGAGACGTACAGCGGGCTGGCCGGCGACTACCGGCAGGCCCTGCAGGCCGCCGACCGGAGCTGCCTGGTGCTGTTCTCCCTGGAGATGCTGCTGCGCGTCGGGGCCCACGCCGATCGGCCGAAAGCTTTTTTCCGCGACCCGTGGAACCTGTTCGACCTCGCGGTCGTGACCTCCGCCTTCGTGCCGTTCTTCCAGGACAACGCGACGGTGCTGCGCCTGCTGAGGCTGGCCCGGGTGCTGCGCAGCGCCCGCTTCCTGCCGCAGTTGCGGGTCCTGCTGATCGCCGTGGGCCGCAGCCTGCCGGGCACGGTCAGCTTCCTGTTCGTCGGCGCGCTCGTGCTGTACGTGTACGCCATGGTCGGCTGGCTCTGCTTCTCCGACTCGGACCCGCAGCACTACGGGTCGGTGGGGCGGGCGGCCCTGACGCTGTTCCTGCTGACCACCCTGGACGGCTTCGGCGACGCCGTGCACGCCGGCCTGGCGATCTCCCGCTTCACGATCCTCTACTACGCCACGTACGTGCTGCTCGCCTCGTTCGTGCTGGTCAACGTACTCATCGGGGTGGTCCTCACCTCGCTCGACGAGGCCCGCGAGAAGGAGAAGGAGGCGGAGGCCCAGCGCAAGATGGCGGAGGCCGACGACGTGCTGGCGGAGGTCCGGCTGCGGATCGTCTCGGCCCGCGAGGCGCTGGACGAGCTGGAAGCGGGGCTGCGGAGCGTGCCCGCCGCGATCGGCGCCCGCGGGGCGGACCGCACCCTGGAGCCGTCGGGCCGCCCCTGA
- a CDS encoding helix-turn-helix domain-containing protein codes for MTSENSLGRLDDDDYPAFTMGRAAEMLGTTPGFLRAIGEARLITPLRSEGGHRRYSRYQLRIAARARELVDAGTPIEAACRIVILEDQLAEAQRINAEYRRAEAGGKGSGTDADGDEAAGG; via the coding sequence GTGACATCAGAGAACTCGCTCGGACGTCTCGATGACGACGACTACCCCGCCTTCACCATGGGGCGGGCGGCCGAGATGCTCGGCACCACACCGGGCTTCCTCCGCGCGATCGGCGAGGCCCGGCTGATCACACCGCTGCGCTCGGAGGGCGGCCACCGCCGCTACTCCCGCTACCAGCTGCGCATCGCCGCCCGGGCCCGCGAGCTCGTCGACGCCGGCACTCCGATCGAGGCGGCCTGCCGGATCGTGATCCTGGAGGACCAGCTCGCCGAGGCGCAGCGCATCAACGCTGAATACCGCCGGGCCGAAGCCGGCGGCAAGGGCTCCGGCACCGACGCCGACGGTGACGAGGCGGCCGGCGGCTGA
- a CDS encoding DUF5997 family protein: protein MKSHQTAQTMKPATAAKKLGVYLEATPAEFQEGVVSRSELNTLQADPPEWLVELRRTGPHPRPVVAAKLGVSIAGLARGGITEPLTTEQIEALKKDLPEWLQKERATQAEVRKEAVRIKERNAERAEQDRTQGS from the coding sequence ATGAAGTCGCACCAGACCGCCCAGACGATGAAGCCCGCAACCGCGGCGAAGAAGCTGGGTGTGTACCTCGAAGCCACCCCTGCCGAGTTCCAGGAGGGTGTCGTCTCGCGCAGCGAGCTCAACACCCTGCAGGCCGATCCGCCCGAGTGGCTGGTGGAACTGCGACGCACCGGCCCGCACCCCCGGCCCGTGGTCGCGGCGAAGCTCGGCGTCTCCATCGCCGGCCTGGCCCGCGGCGGTATCACCGAGCCGCTGACCACCGAGCAGATCGAGGCCCTCAAGAAGGACCTTCCGGAGTGGCTGCAGAAGGAACGCGCCACCCAGGCCGAGGTCCGCAAGGAAGCCGTGCGGATCAAGGAGCGGAACGCGGAGCGCGCCGAGCAGGACCGCACCCAGGGCTCCTGA